A region of Arvicanthis niloticus isolate mArvNil1 chromosome 18, mArvNil1.pat.X, whole genome shotgun sequence DNA encodes the following proteins:
- the Trappc2l gene encoding trafficking protein particle complex subunit 2-like protein gives MAVCIAVIAKENYPLYIRSTPMENELKFHYMVHTSLDVVDEKISAMGKALVDQRELYLGLLYPTEDYKVYGYVTNSKVKFVMVVDSSNTALRDNEIRSMFRKLHNSYTDVMCNPFYNPGDRIQSRAFDTMVTSMMVQVC, from the exons ATGGCGGTGTGCATCGCGGTGATCGCCAAGGAG AATTACCCTCTGTACATCCGAAGCACTCCCATGGAGAATGAACTCAAGTTTCACTACATGGTGCACACGTCTCTGGATGTCGTGGACGAGAAGATCTCTGCCATGGGGAAAGCACTGGTGGACCAGAGGGAGCTGTACCTAGGCCTGCTCTACCCAACTGAGGACTACAAGGT ATACGGCTATGTGACCAATTCCAAGGTGAAATTTGTCATGGTGGTGGATTCCTCAAACACAGCCCTTCGGGACAATGAGATCCGAAGT ATGTTCCGGAAGCTGCATAACTCTTACACAGATGTAATGTGCAACCCTTTCTACAACCCAGGAGACCGCATCCAGTCGAG GGCTTTTGATACCATGGTAACTTCGATGATGGTCCAGGTGTGCTGA